A window of the Oncorhynchus mykiss isolate Arlee chromosome 15, USDA_OmykA_1.1, whole genome shotgun sequence genome harbors these coding sequences:
- the LOC110489552 gene encoding myelin-associated neurite-outgrowth inhibitor isoform X1 encodes MNPVYCPAPTGVPYANQKGHLVGYPAGFPVGYAASPAYAPNMYHPGANHPAFPTGYAPGTPFKMSCSPATGAVPPYSSAPNPYPGAVYPVRSTYPQQNPYAQHQGTYYTQPLYAAPPHVIHHTTVVQPNGMPAAMYAPPMHHPPRPHNGVAMGMVAGTTMAMSAGTLLTHSPNPLAPHQVAMPPYRHPGTPTYSYVPPQW; translated from the exons ATGAACCCAGTGTACTGCCCTGCACCAACAGGAGTCCCCTATGCCAATCAAAAGGGACATTTGGTAGGATACCCAG CTGGATTCCCTGTGGGCTATGCAGCCTCCCCTGCCTATGCCCCCAACATGTACCACCCTGGAGCCAACCACCCAGCCTTCCCCACAG GTTATGCTCCAGGTACTCCTTTTAAAATGTCCTGCTCGCCCGCCACGGGGGCTGTCCCACCTTACTCCTCGGCACCCAACCCTTACCCTGGAGCAGTATACCCTGTGAGAAGCACCTACCCCCAGCAGAACCCCTACGCTCAG catCAAGGCACTTACTACACACAGCCGCTGTACGCAGCCCCGCCCCATgtcatacatcacactacagtggTCCAGCCCAATGGGATGCCAGCAGCCATGTATGCCCCGCCCATGCACCACCCGCCTCGCCCCCACAATGGTGTTGCCATGGGGATGGTAGCAGGGACCACTATGGCCATGTCAGCTG GAACATTGTTGACACACTCCCCGAATCCCCTCGCCCCCCACCAAGTCGCGATGCCCCCATACCGACACCCAGGCACGCCCACCTACAGCTATGTGCCACCCCAGTGGTGA
- the LOC110489552 gene encoding myelin-associated neurite-outgrowth inhibitor isoform X2, translated as MNPVYCPAPTGVPYANQKGHLVGYPGYAPGTPFKMSCSPATGAVPPYSSAPNPYPGAVYPVRSTYPQQNPYAQHQGTYYTQPLYAAPPHVIHHTTVVQPNGMPAAMYAPPMHHPPRPHNGVAMGMVAGTTMAMSAGTLLTHSPNPLAPHQVAMPPYRHPGTPTYSYVPPQW; from the exons ATGAACCCAGTGTACTGCCCTGCACCAACAGGAGTCCCCTATGCCAATCAAAAGGGACATTTGGTAGGATACCCAG GTTATGCTCCAGGTACTCCTTTTAAAATGTCCTGCTCGCCCGCCACGGGGGCTGTCCCACCTTACTCCTCGGCACCCAACCCTTACCCTGGAGCAGTATACCCTGTGAGAAGCACCTACCCCCAGCAGAACCCCTACGCTCAG catCAAGGCACTTACTACACACAGCCGCTGTACGCAGCCCCGCCCCATgtcatacatcacactacagtggTCCAGCCCAATGGGATGCCAGCAGCCATGTATGCCCCGCCCATGCACCACCCGCCTCGCCCCCACAATGGTGTTGCCATGGGGATGGTAGCAGGGACCACTATGGCCATGTCAGCTG GAACATTGTTGACACACTCCCCGAATCCCCTCGCCCCCCACCAAGTCGCGATGCCCCCATACCGACACCCAGGCACGCCCACCTACAGCTATGTGCCACCCCAGTGGTGA